The genomic segment ACTCCCATGTAGTTTtataggaaagaaacaaaaatcataaatcaaggcaCTTCCCACACACAATGGTAAAAACAGTAAGTAGACAGGTCAcaggaaggttaaaaaaaaatctcagccatAGCCTCAGATGGTATCTGATAATCTTCTCAACCTCTTGGTTGGTGGAACTGGGGAAATGGGGGAGGGTGTCTGCTCCTCATTCCAAAGGACTTACCTAATGTTCACAAAGATGTTAGATCACACACAGAAGGGGCCAATAAATGACCACTAAGTGGGGACTAAATCTCCTCCAAGACGACTTGGCTACTCCCACCCTTACTACATCTCTAACGTTCTAATCGGTCGATCAGTCTTACAGGAAGTTCAGAGGAATGTGTGATTCATGCCAGGAATTTTCCttcacaaagggaaaaaaaatgggaggaaaatttatcaaaatttatcaaaaaaggcttcagtttttcttcttcctttggtcTACAATTTGTATCAAACTCAGTCCTCACAATCCTTACATTTTCcagttctctcccttttcttctttgttcatttattctaCACAAAAGATGTAGTAACACCAGTAAATACAGGTCAGTGGTTTTAAACTGAAAGTTCTTTGCCTTTAGATACATTGCACAGGGTAGTAAACAGAACATGGGGAGACGTGGAACTGTAAGAGCTATGCAGCTCTGAATGAATTATATGCACTTCTGAACCTCAGTTTGTTTTGAAGATTAAATGCCTCTCACATTCAACACTATTCACGGAAGCTATGGTGCTGAAGATTATATTGCTTCTACTTGAATTTAAGAAATGCCAGGAAAAgcttttttaaattctattaatTGATATAgtgataatttataataaaagcaGTTTAGAAGCTGAGAGTACGTAACTCAGTTTGTAGACTATTTGCCTAACATGCAGGAAGTCCTTATACACCAGGAATGGATGGCACACACTAGTAATTCCAACATCTAATGATCAGTCAGGGTCATCCACAGAGCATGCAAAGCCAGCTTAGGCTAGAGACCTTGTCTattgatatttatattaaaattaaaaccatttttGGGGGCtgaaaaaatggctcagtgattaagatcactggctgttcttccagaggccctgagttcaattcccagcaaccacatggtagctcacaaccatctgtaatggggtctgatgccctcttctggtgtgtctgaagacagcaatagtgtactcatataaataaataaatctaaataaataaaaccactgcCCCCCCTCCCTCAACTCACAGCTAGTTTAAGGAAGCCACTCAAACATGGGCCAAATGCCAAATGCTGTACATTTTAGTGAACTTGTATACAGTTAAAATGGCTGATTTGAAGTGATGGAGCTCCGCTGAGGGGGTTACATTTTCAGTATCAGTTTCCATGTCATTTACTtatccaacacacacacgcacacgcacacagagagagagagacagcccaTTACAtttgaaactagaaaagaaatctTCATATCTTCTTTCATAACTACTGTGTTATGATATATTAGCTGAATATTTAGCATATATGCCAGAGAGAAATAGGAGGTAGGGGATCTTTGTACCTAACATCTGCAGAATATATATGAATCGGGAAGGGCAGGAAGAAAGATCATAAAATGCCCCAGGGTGGAACCTGGATTTGCTACTGGTTGTCCAGTACCAAAggatcagccctgaaaatataaatacaagtaGCATTATACTGGACTGGACGGGTtatataggaatatatgtatacatgtatacatatgcatgcaataaaAATTAGAGAGGAAacggccatgaatttgaaggataGTGGAGAACGGGTATGTATATGTGAGGGTTtgtagaaaggaaagggaaaggggaaatgttGCGATTAAATTACaagctcaaaaacaaaaaacaaaaccaaaaccactctGGGTGACCTTTTAACCTTTGCGCTTGCGCTAAATCCACGCCTTTGGAGCAAGTCTTTGTACCACCTTTGCGCACGCGCTTCTTAGGCTCGCTTCCGTCCGGAGAGGTGGGACTTCCTGTCCTATTTCGCTTGACTGCGGAAGTGGGTAGAGACAGCTCAGGTTGGTCTGAGTTTCGGAGCTTTGCGCGTGTGCGCTCGGTGTTACTTTCGCCTGGAACGATGCCGGGACTGGCGGCCGCTAGCCCTGCCCCACCCGAGGCTCAGGAGAAGAAGCCTCTGAAGCCCTGCTGTGCCTGCCCGGAGACCAAGAAGGCTCGTGATGCGTGGTCAGTGCGCAGCCGGGGAGGGAAGCCCGGGCTTCCGCAGCTTGGCACCGCTCTGCTTTCTGTCACTCTGGAGTTATAGGGACCCATAGTTTCGctgtcctctctgttccctgaacCCGCACCTCAGTCTCAGTCAGGGGTCAACGGGGAGGGCAAGAGGTTAGATTGGCCCCAAAGTTCGCGTCTTTCATTCCTTGCTACGAATGCCTTTTAGGCTTAAGTTTAAGACCCAGATAAATGGAAGCGCGTAAAGATGCTTTTTGATTTAAAGGCACTTAAAATATGTGGAGACTTGTTACCAGCCAATACTATACCACCAGCTATAATAGATTTACTCAGACCCAGGTGGAAAAATTTCAGGTAATATTTagtaaatttttttccttctgaaacgCGTGAATAGTAGAACAGAGGATACATTTCTGAAGGGATACCCTTTCCCAGAAGTTAGAAGTCAcctgtctggggctggagagatggttcagtgaataaAAGCCCTGGTTGGCCTTCCAGTGGGCCTGACTTcgattcccagcgcccacatgatGGTTAACAGTCTTCTGTCATTCCAGCCCCAGAAGAATCCGACACCCTCTTGTAGCTTTGGCgggcacagcacacacatggtgcacaggcaaaacacctatacacataaaatataaacaaattgtAAAAAAAAGTCAGAATAGGTGATATTAATGTTTATCACTTTATCATCAACTCACAAAAGGTTTTGTTTGGTCTCCTCACTTTTATGTAGCTTCAATTCTGGAGCAGGTGCTGGAGTCCTCAGTATAAATATGCATCAAAGTAGAAAAATACTCGTAGAAACAAATATGGATTGGATGGTCATGGTGTACTCTCATTACTGGGGAGACTGAAACAGTTTAAGTCTAGCCTGAGCATcagagtgagaccatgtctcaaaaaaaaaaaaaaccctacaaaacaAAGTATTCATTGGTATAGTAAGGTAATAAGAGTGTACCCCAGTTATTTCATTATCACTGCTTTTCAAGCCATACTGTAAATGGAGAATTTAAAGATCGCTCTGATACCAAGGTTCCTGAAGTGGTAGTACCTGCTTAAGGAGACTTTGGTGTGGCTCAAGACTCAGAGCTTAGAAATacaggcaggctttgaaccctGATCCTCCAACTTGGTGACCTT from the Arvicanthis niloticus isolate mArvNil1 chromosome 12, mArvNil1.pat.X, whole genome shotgun sequence genome contains:
- the Cox17 gene encoding cytochrome c oxidase copper chaperone; amino-acid sequence: MPGLAAASPAPPEAQEKKPLKPCCACPETKKARDACIIEKGEEHCGHLIEAHKECMRALGFKI